In Mixta intestinalis, the following are encoded in one genomic region:
- a CDS encoding UvrD-helicase domain-containing protein, producing the protein MSWSTTREQDAIIHWKGSRLVVNAFAGTGKTSTLVRFALTNPDSRMLYLAYNRAIRDEAEQKFPFNVECKTSHQLAWSRFGRHFRHRLVANLRITDAAKMLNTRHWPLVRQAIAALNAFLCSAESEPGVMHLLSEDDRNGLSGLSADKILGATQILWHQMSSTDSTFPVTHDVYLKLFQLSNPDLARRWDTILFDEAQDANPVTSAFVLSQPCRVILVGDRYQQIYRFRGADNALSAPLLESADRLWLTNSFRFGPEVARMANILLTRAGETMQVTGSGGEDQVTERLPADVPHFTVLSRTVAGVIGAALVASLHNKKVFWVGGIAGYKTEELEDLYWFSVDMPERMQSPNRLTRDYRDFEEYCSIAKATRDAEMNQAIRLLDEFFPLPEKLAIMRGQAVTDKAAAQVTVSTAHRSKGLEWDVVVLNEDFSDITDPLLSTEERQDETNLLYVATTRARRVLVLNELMTVLRDNEAREDEAATEGAGESGQKKISHEV; encoded by the coding sequence ATGTCCTGGAGTACAACCCGTGAACAGGATGCGATCATTCACTGGAAAGGAAGCCGTCTTGTTGTTAATGCGTTTGCAGGCACCGGCAAAACGTCCACACTGGTCCGGTTTGCGCTGACGAACCCGGATAGCCGGATGCTGTATCTGGCCTATAACCGGGCTATTCGCGACGAGGCGGAGCAGAAATTTCCATTCAATGTTGAATGTAAAACCTCTCATCAGCTGGCCTGGTCCCGTTTTGGCCGGCATTTCCGTCACCGGCTGGTCGCAAATCTGCGGATTACAGATGCGGCCAAGATGCTGAATACCCGGCACTGGCCACTTGTCCGCCAGGCGATTGCGGCCCTTAATGCCTTTCTCTGCAGCGCAGAGTCAGAGCCTGGAGTGATGCATCTGCTGTCGGAAGATGACCGTAACGGCCTTTCCGGCCTTTCGGCCGATAAAATTCTGGGCGCAACGCAAATACTCTGGCATCAGATGAGCAGTACCGATTCAACATTTCCGGTCACTCATGATGTCTATCTGAAACTGTTTCAGTTGTCCAACCCGGATCTTGCCCGCCGCTGGGATACCATCCTTTTCGATGAGGCGCAGGATGCCAACCCAGTGACCAGCGCGTTTGTACTCAGCCAGCCATGTCGGGTCATCCTTGTGGGCGATCGCTATCAGCAAATTTATCGATTTCGGGGAGCAGATAACGCTCTTAGTGCACCACTGCTGGAGAGCGCAGACCGGCTGTGGCTGACAAATAGTTTCAGGTTCGGACCAGAAGTGGCCCGTATGGCGAATATTCTGTTGACCCGGGCCGGGGAAACCATGCAGGTAACGGGAAGCGGTGGTGAGGATCAAGTGACTGAACGGCTGCCTGCCGATGTCCCCCATTTTACAGTACTCAGCAGGACGGTTGCTGGCGTGATTGGCGCAGCGTTGGTAGCCAGTCTGCATAATAAAAAGGTTTTCTGGGTCGGAGGGATTGCAGGCTACAAAACGGAAGAGCTGGAAGATCTCTACTGGTTTTCTGTTGATATGCCGGAGCGTATGCAGTCACCAAATCGTTTGACTCGGGATTATCGGGATTTTGAGGAGTATTGTTCGATTGCCAAAGCCACTCGGGATGCGGAAATGAACCAGGCCATCCGGCTGCTGGATGAGTTTTTCCCGTTGCCGGAAAAGCTGGCCATCATGCGCGGCCAGGCAGTGACGGATAAGGCGGCTGCTCAGGTGACGGTATCCACTGCACATCGCAGTAAGGGGCTGGAATGGGACGTTGTTGTACTGAACGAGGACTTCAGCGATATCACCGATCCGTTGCTTTCCACCGAAGAGCGTCAGGACGAAACAAATCTGTTGTATGTCGCCACTACACGGGCCCGGCGGGTTCTGGTACTGAATGAACTGATGACAGTGCTCAGGGATAATGAGGCCCGGGAGGATGAGGCTGCAACTGAAGGGGCTGGGGAAAGCGGGCAAAAAAAAATCTCTCATGAGGTGTAA
- a CDS encoding N-6 DNA methylase — MASFIDYEKAFISLFNQTAQYHKRHRVFEDFVSCSVIALENRLNFNEAREKKYLNIVSGYQKSDVIRMAELLGHVVNGLQNGFCDFLGNVFMQLELGDKYRGQFFTPWDVARMMAQLQLGDVKAMFDEKPFITLSEPACGAGCMALAFADVLNQAGYASHRYLWVSATDIDPLAAGMAYIQLSLCGVAGEVVIGNSLFGERRRVLLTPGHYLGNWSSRLPKHYSVA; from the coding sequence ATGGCCAGTTTTATTGACTATGAGAAAGCGTTTATTTCACTTTTTAACCAGACAGCCCAATACCATAAACGACATCGGGTCTTTGAGGACTTTGTCAGTTGTAGCGTTATTGCACTGGAGAACCGGTTAAATTTTAACGAGGCGCGTGAAAAAAAATATCTGAATATTGTCAGTGGATACCAGAAATCGGATGTTATTCGCATGGCGGAGTTGCTGGGCCATGTGGTTAACGGGCTGCAGAATGGCTTCTGTGATTTCCTGGGAAACGTATTTATGCAGTTGGAGCTGGGCGATAAGTATCGCGGTCAGTTCTTTACCCCCTGGGATGTGGCCAGAATGATGGCGCAGCTACAGCTGGGGGATGTGAAGGCTATGTTTGATGAAAAGCCTTTCATCACTCTCAGCGAGCCTGCCTGTGGTGCCGGCTGTATGGCGTTGGCTTTTGCCGATGTTCTTAATCAGGCAGGCTATGCGTCACACCGCTATCTGTGGGTTTCAGCGACGGATATCGATCCGCTGGCAGCCGGCATGGCTTATATCCAGCTGTCATTATGTGGCGTGGCCGGGGAGGTCGTGATCGGCAACTCGCTGTTTGGCGAGCGGCGGCGTGTTTTACTGACGCCGGGACACTATCTGGGAAACTGGTCTTCCAGACTGCCAAAGCATTATTCGGTAGCGTAA
- a CDS encoding DUF1281 domain-containing protein gives MSEWCQNRFEITGKSVCIDVLLQWITGTDTPRYRHAILQSIQLFLAGCAGILKPVRTASFPPCQGLVRQGTGQSVPENLAYEQWLELLQKDVVLETETIRRVDQLYHQSGVGALKWENIPQAQRDIMASLMKRQYADWFGLSSLKDEPDAAVCWERLREYPERSQPCDMLMIIPTRLATELNATGGLLSGVSTTSSFYSRIYGMEWPAGHNVNWHRPATNGLTLCLDSPWYPPSGEVVAGISSLFECEVRHTYSEPVSGLSGYDCYDLGAHVDGYQGVPAETQPISPTLYLVSSEQPSPELGVTGYKEIRG, from the coding sequence ATGTCTGAATGGTGCCAGAACCGTTTTGAAATTACCGGTAAATCTGTCTGTATAGATGTGTTGTTGCAGTGGATAACCGGCACAGACACGCCACGTTATCGCCACGCCATACTGCAGAGCATTCAGCTGTTTCTGGCGGGATGCGCAGGAATACTGAAGCCGGTTCGTACTGCATCGTTCCCGCCCTGTCAGGGGCTGGTTCGGCAGGGTACAGGGCAGTCCGTTCCTGAAAATCTGGCTTATGAACAATGGCTGGAACTGTTGCAGAAAGATGTGGTGCTGGAGACAGAGACAATACGCCGGGTTGATCAGCTGTATCACCAGTCCGGAGTGGGGGCGCTGAAGTGGGAAAATATTCCTCAGGCACAACGCGACATCATGGCATCGCTGATGAAAAGACAGTATGCGGACTGGTTTGGTCTGTCCAGCCTGAAAGATGAACCTGACGCTGCGGTTTGCTGGGAGCGCCTGCGGGAATATCCGGAGCGATCTCAACCCTGCGATATGCTGATGATCATTCCGACACGGCTGGCGACTGAGTTGAATGCCACCGGTGGCCTGCTGTCTGGGGTCTCTACCACAAGTAGTTTCTATAGCCGAATATACGGTATGGAATGGCCGGCCGGGCATAATGTGAACTGGCACCGCCCTGCCACGAACGGGTTAACGCTGTGTCTGGATTCGCCCTGGTATCCACCGTCAGGTGAGGTAGTAGCCGGTATCTCCAGCCTCTTTGAGTGCGAGGTGCGACACACCTACAGTGAACCGGTGAGCGGCCTCAGTGGTTATGACTGTTATGACCTTGGGGCGCATGTTGATGGTTATCAGGGGGTGCCGGCGGAAACGCAACCCATCTCACCGACACTGTATTTGGTCAGCAGTGAGCAGCCTTCGCCTGAACTAGGGGTAACTGGATATAAAGAGATCCGGGGATAA
- a CDS encoding ArdC family protein: protein MTTGNHPTATVRKKPAASKSSSVKRRRTGTTATPTGGGDIYRLITDRIIVALENGIPPWRRPWRNAQQGINTLMPVNALTGRDYSGVNVLLLWLAAEERGFTSDRWLTYNQAQEAGGQVRRGETATLAVIYRDWTKQAEDSSGKLFDADGKPQMETVPMLRQFPLFNAEQCDGLPDQVRGTATVTRPQEDFAGVSPAQLQKVLSVVNATGVQFSPRPQNRAYYRASTDQIVLPLTSQFDAEGDYWSTVLHELVHASGHAKRLNREGITRTTKKFGDPVYAFEELIAEIGSAFLCAHLGITGDLQHESYVDGWLSKLKSDKKALFSACRQAREASEYLLAPLSRQADTA from the coding sequence ATGACAACTGGTAACCATCCCACCGCCACGGTCCGTAAAAAGCCGGCGGCAAGCAAATCCTCCTCCGTCAAACGTCGCCGGACAGGTACGACCGCGACGCCTACTGGCGGTGGCGATATTTACCGTCTGATCACTGACCGGATAATTGTCGCGCTGGAAAACGGTATACCACCCTGGCGACGTCCGTGGCGAAATGCGCAGCAGGGGATAAACACCCTGATGCCGGTCAACGCGCTTACCGGCCGGGACTACAGCGGCGTGAATGTTCTGCTGCTGTGGCTGGCGGCCGAAGAGCGCGGTTTTACCAGCGATCGCTGGCTGACATACAACCAGGCACAGGAGGCCGGAGGTCAGGTCCGCAGGGGCGAAACCGCCACGCTTGCGGTGATATACCGCGACTGGACAAAGCAGGCTGAAGACAGCAGTGGCAAGCTGTTTGATGCTGACGGGAAGCCGCAGATGGAAACGGTGCCGATGTTGCGCCAGTTTCCGCTGTTCAACGCTGAACAATGTGATGGTCTTCCCGACCAGGTACGTGGCACAGCCACCGTCACCCGGCCGCAGGAGGATTTCGCTGGCGTCAGTCCGGCACAGCTGCAGAAGGTCCTGTCGGTGGTCAACGCCACTGGCGTGCAGTTTTCACCCAGGCCGCAGAACCGGGCGTATTATCGCGCCTCCACCGACCAGATAGTGCTGCCCCTGACGTCACAGTTTGACGCTGAAGGTGACTACTGGTCCACCGTGCTTCATGAGCTGGTGCATGCCAGCGGTCATGCGAAGCGACTGAATCGTGAAGGGATAACGCGGACGACAAAGAAATTCGGCGACCCGGTGTATGCCTTTGAGGAACTGATAGCTGAAATCGGCAGCGCTTTTTTGTGCGCACATCTCGGGATAACCGGTGATTTGCAGCATGAAAGTTATGTTGATGGCTGGCTGTCAAAATTAAAGTCCGACAAAAAGGCGCTGTTCAGTGCCTGCCGGCAGGCCCGGGAAGCGTCGGAATATTTACTCGCGCCACTCAGCCGTCAGGCTGATACGGCGTAA
- a CDS encoding integrase domain-containing protein, whose protein sequence is MSRFSKQLEKQLVTLARQGRGSFKTVADRSRIAERFSERLAQLNIQIRDVKHIKTVHIQKYIHSRQDENISSRTLQNEMAAVRTIMSVAGRNKLADPQHEMLSNKALGISAASRDGTKRPISDELLQKVVNYSISKDEGVALAVQLARYIGLRTEETVQSAKSLRTWRQSLLKGDERVCVVFGTKGGRPRETTVFDRDKVLGILNKAIAYCDKNNGKLIDKPTLHTAIERYRNIIRDAGMTGENAPHSLRYAYAKDAVNFHLKNGMSRDEANALVSMDLGHGDGRGRYIRQVYFKKELDE, encoded by the coding sequence GTGTCCAGATTCAGTAAGCAACTTGAAAAACAACTTGTCACACTGGCACGTCAGGGGCGGGGTAGCTTTAAAACCGTAGCAGATCGTTCCAGAATTGCAGAACGGTTCTCTGAACGTCTTGCACAGTTAAATATTCAAATTCGGGATGTAAAACACATAAAAACGGTGCATATCCAAAAATATATTCATAGCCGACAGGATGAAAATATATCAAGCCGTACGCTGCAAAATGAAATGGCGGCAGTGCGTACAATCATGTCTGTCGCCGGGAGGAATAAACTGGCTGATCCGCAGCATGAAATGTTGAGTAACAAAGCGCTGGGGATTTCTGCCGCCAGCAGAGATGGTACTAAAAGACCAATATCTGATGAATTACTCCAGAAAGTCGTTAATTATTCCATCAGTAAAGATGAAGGCGTGGCTCTTGCCGTGCAACTGGCACGGTATATTGGTCTGAGAACAGAAGAAACCGTTCAGTCAGCAAAATCATTAAGAACGTGGCGACAGTCGCTTTTAAAAGGTGATGAACGTGTTTGCGTGGTATTTGGTACGAAAGGAGGACGCCCTCGTGAGACCACAGTTTTTGACAGGGATAAAGTTCTGGGGATTTTAAATAAGGCCATCGCATACTGCGATAAAAATAATGGAAAGTTAATTGATAAGCCAACATTACATACTGCGATAGAGCGATACCGTAATATTATTCGTGACGCCGGTATGACAGGAGAAAACGCACCTCATTCGTTGCGGTATGCATATGCAAAAGACGCTGTGAATTTTCATCTTAAAAATGGAATGAGTCGGGATGAGGCTAATGCATTAGTCTCAATGGATTTAGGGCACGGAGATGGCCGGGGGCGGTATATAAGACAGGTTTATTTTAAAAAGGAACTGGATGAATGA
- a CDS encoding YkgJ family cysteine cluster protein yields the protein MGNLEDWFYSACYNSFKVKSKRQVILAVERWHRCSERVMDEVKKEKGLNCVCQKGCSRCCSLHVSLITPDVFFIAENLKNNFSESKLFFIKKRLKLRADKVNEYTDDKYRIECVFLGKSSGQCVIYNYRPEACRRFFTNDKKDCIESNGSPLQNGAVFYSTGILSTYMALAAHKNNLFIDSHEMSKSLHIALDSPLLFKKWLRGEPNVFPGVTWERYQQGIRKLGAEMKVKIK from the coding sequence ATGGGGAATTTGGAAGATTGGTTTTATTCTGCCTGTTATAATTCATTTAAAGTTAAGAGCAAGAGGCAAGTGATTTTAGCAGTGGAACGTTGGCACAGATGTTCTGAACGGGTTATGGATGAAGTTAAAAAAGAAAAAGGTTTAAATTGTGTATGTCAAAAAGGATGCTCGCGTTGCTGCTCTTTACACGTTTCACTAATTACGCCTGACGTGTTTTTTATTGCTGAAAATTTAAAAAATAATTTTAGTGAATCAAAGTTGTTTTTTATAAAGAAAAGACTAAAACTCCGAGCTGATAAGGTTAATGAATACACTGATGATAAATATAGAATAGAGTGTGTTTTTCTCGGGAAAAGTTCTGGGCAGTGTGTTATCTATAATTATCGCCCGGAAGCATGCAGACGTTTTTTTACTAATGATAAAAAAGATTGCATTGAAAGTAATGGTTCACCACTTCAGAATGGCGCAGTATTTTATTCAACTGGGATTCTCTCTACTTATATGGCTCTGGCAGCACATAAAAATAATCTATTTATAGATAGTCATGAAATGAGTAAGTCTTTACATATTGCTTTGGATAGCCCCTTGCTTTTTAAAAAATGGCTGAGAGGAGAACCTAATGTCTTTCCAGGCGTTACGTGGGAGAGATACCAACAAGGCATTAGAAAGTTAGGTGCTGAAATGAAAGTTAAAATAAAGTAA
- a CDS encoding conjugal transfer protein TraG N-terminal domain-containing protein yields the protein MTTNSYLEYFLTLLGWLVNNGLWDVLISTGLFALPLAFKIVGIWLKVREEGEDEGNKGMLSLPRIENALYGAFFVIIACCVPLIQVSLTTLEFDRTRAKICGTWTPKAPGESGYSNIISSMNNEFAAAPVWWVLVHKISKGVTQAAVASIPCRPDLRQLRFEVQRTFIENRALADELQDFTNDCYSLALYQWKRRDQGQTKDKAVLSDLSWIGSNTFLKGDYTTLQSKLPRGMFSWNDARDSGRPNTGNGGYPYCSEWWSAADTGLKARVMKQVDDSYWLRLSAAMKMIGSSQINYQEEVIRRLVSPANLTVSHGGEVYNGYGGNADLTEQNVLTRIAGTAGASVASLGAFPALDAMRQALPMVQAVLLMAIYIMVPLILAFAAYEFKTAITLTFVIFAINFLTFWWELARWLDSWMLTALYSSNTHTRFNMMGFQNTSDDLIMNLVMGSMFTVLPAVWVGALSWAGVNIGIAITGSLKDGTSKASQSAENAGNLAKMGGASFSKGFSKGLDS from the coding sequence ATGACAACGAACAGCTATCTGGAGTATTTCCTGACCCTACTGGGCTGGCTGGTTAATAACGGTCTCTGGGATGTTCTTATCAGTACTGGACTGTTTGCGTTACCTCTGGCCTTTAAAATTGTAGGTATCTGGTTGAAGGTTCGCGAAGAAGGAGAGGATGAAGGTAACAAAGGCATGCTGTCACTGCCCCGCATCGAGAATGCGCTTTATGGGGCTTTCTTTGTAATTATCGCCTGCTGTGTACCACTGATTCAGGTAAGCCTGACCACGCTGGAATTTGATAGAACCCGGGCAAAAATCTGTGGTACCTGGACACCAAAAGCACCGGGTGAAAGTGGTTACAGCAATATTATTTCCAGTATGAACAACGAGTTCGCTGCTGCACCGGTTTGGTGGGTGTTAGTTCACAAAATTTCCAAAGGGGTGACCCAGGCGGCAGTGGCCAGCATTCCGTGTCGGCCGGATCTAAGGCAATTGCGTTTTGAGGTTCAACGGACGTTCATTGAGAACCGCGCGCTGGCCGACGAGCTGCAGGATTTCACCAACGACTGCTATTCATTAGCACTTTATCAGTGGAAACGGCGTGACCAAGGGCAGACAAAGGATAAAGCGGTTCTGTCAGATCTCAGTTGGATAGGCAGTAATACCTTTCTGAAGGGAGACTATACCACGCTGCAGTCGAAATTGCCGCGGGGGATGTTCTCCTGGAATGATGCCCGTGACAGCGGCCGGCCGAATACCGGTAATGGGGGATACCCCTACTGTTCTGAGTGGTGGTCTGCAGCAGACACTGGCCTGAAGGCCAGGGTGATGAAGCAGGTTGATGATAGCTACTGGCTACGATTATCTGCCGCAATGAAAATGATTGGCAGCAGCCAGATAAATTATCAGGAGGAAGTTATACGCCGGCTGGTCAGCCCGGCGAACCTGACGGTATCACATGGCGGTGAGGTTTATAACGGCTATGGTGGTAATGCGGATTTGACGGAGCAGAACGTGCTCACTCGTATTGCCGGCACAGCAGGCGCTTCTGTCGCCTCGCTGGGCGCTTTTCCGGCTCTGGACGCGATGCGTCAGGCATTACCGATGGTGCAAGCCGTTCTGCTGATGGCTATTTATATTATGGTACCATTGATCCTTGCCTTTGCAGCTTATGAATTCAAGACGGCGATCACCCTGACGTTTGTCATTTTTGCTATCAACTTCCTGACATTCTGGTGGGAATTAGCCCGTTGGCTCGATAGCTGGATGTTGACGGCTCTCTATAGCTCTAATACACATACTCGCTTCAATATGATGGGATTTCAGAATACGTCAGATGATCTGATTATGAATCTGGTTATGGGGTCAATGTTTACTGTATTACCTGCCGTGTGGGTTGGCGCGCTATCGTGGGCCGGAGTGAATATTGGTATCGCAATTACGGGATCATTGAAAGATGGAACCAGTAAAGCTAGTCAATCCGCAGAAAACGCGGGAAATCTTGCAAAAATGGGAGGTGCGAGTTTCTCAAAAGGTTTTAGTAAGGGTCTGGATAGTTAG
- a CDS encoding integrating conjugative element protein, whose translation MMLISAISPAQAISLPQVNDSAFGYGKSVDGAVSDKLFYTLGGGSVISQPATRSNMKKLGLDVGWSSDLMCGNFDLKTTIGNQLNGVTDGFKNLMGDVIQGATGAVVSLPAMLIQRANPGLYDMLTNGVLQANVSFDKAQLNCQNMAKKMMDFSDTSKWSQAAIAEEYKSLVNSGETDAIRADQKYQNADGTAGKKWIGGQIRGGKGQKAIRPTYDLASAGYNMMNSLNVLSSETVSGTSCNGGACSKFSNAEEAAQAVVKVLGDRSMRTCSNASQCTSGDTDDQPGISVAGTGFSPMLEDATKNNIEQLVKLVNGTVKPTATELAKLKTGGLPVTANVIKALQRDPDNTALTVRLASELAMSDTVETALLMRRMLTTGMSEPNAQDQPIALEEGARRIDALDREIMALKNEMDLKRELARNSVLTIIERDNQRIGTNPMIQQTDNADSRFQKLETPDTK comes from the coding sequence ATGATGCTGATCTCAGCGATATCCCCTGCTCAGGCAATTTCTCTGCCGCAGGTGAATGACAGTGCGTTTGGCTATGGCAAATCTGTGGACGGCGCGGTATCCGACAAGCTGTTTTATACCCTGGGCGGTGGGTCGGTGATATCGCAGCCGGCGACGCGCAGCAATATGAAAAAACTGGGGCTGGATGTGGGGTGGAGCAGTGACCTGATGTGCGGCAACTTTGACCTCAAAACCACCATTGGCAACCAGTTAAACGGCGTAACCGATGGCTTTAAAAACCTGATGGGCGACGTTATTCAGGGGGCTACTGGCGCGGTGGTCAGCCTGCCGGCGATGCTGATCCAGCGGGCGAACCCGGGGCTGTATGACATGCTGACCAACGGTGTCCTGCAGGCGAACGTGTCATTCGATAAAGCGCAACTGAACTGTCAGAACATGGCGAAGAAAATGATGGATTTCAGTGATACCAGCAAGTGGAGCCAGGCAGCTATCGCTGAAGAGTATAAATCGCTCGTCAATAGCGGAGAAACGGACGCAATACGTGCAGACCAAAAATATCAGAATGCAGATGGAACCGCTGGCAAAAAATGGATTGGTGGTCAGATAAGAGGAGGAAAAGGGCAGAAGGCTATCCGGCCGACCTATGATTTGGCATCTGCAGGTTACAACATGATGAATAGCCTCAACGTATTAAGTTCAGAAACCGTTAGTGGCACCAGTTGTAACGGTGGTGCCTGCAGTAAGTTCAGTAATGCTGAAGAAGCTGCACAAGCTGTGGTGAAAGTTCTTGGTGATCGCTCAATGCGCACCTGCAGCAATGCGTCGCAGTGCACCAGTGGAGATACCGACGATCAGCCTGGTATTTCCGTTGCTGGTACAGGATTTTCTCCGATGCTGGAAGACGCCACAAAGAACAATATAGAGCAACTGGTGAAACTGGTTAATGGTACCGTAAAACCCACGGCTACTGAACTGGCGAAGTTGAAAACGGGTGGGCTGCCGGTAACGGCCAACGTTATTAAGGCGTTGCAACGTGACCCGGATAATACTGCACTGACAGTTCGTCTCGCCAGTGAGCTGGCCATGTCTGATACGGTAGAAACCGCTCTGTTGATGCGCCGGATGCTGACAACAGGTATGAGTGAACCAAATGCTCAGGATCAACCTATCGCACTGGAAGAAGGTGCTCGCCGAATTGATGCACTCGATCGCGAAATCATGGCGTTGAAGAATGAAATGGACCTGAAGCGAGAGTTGGCGAGGAACTCGGTACTGACCATCATCGAGCGGGACAATCAACGTATCGGTACAAACCCAATGATTCAGCAGACGGATAATGCTGACAGCCGCTTCCAGAAACTCGAAACCCCTGATACGAAATAA
- a CDS encoding TIGR03756 family integrating conjugative element protein, producing MNHPPSRLRKTLCSAAVAAVLVTASIPAAFAALNTAQIVASAVSQDCISWRVSGICYWLFCTPFGCTVKTSVKVTHYIPEAVVSTYVAPGGNPWAEMAFVSQASGGLENAITSGLSGVSAGGANPADMKNPGQRHSSIRFKYADAIGHPSTSIIGGSISGYSCDSAATPLMPYFLSTLDSVAWRTGVPESLYPEALVPGLREIGNQVAGNMWGNVYPRSGFVSQTDDDKASALVAQRVADIITRAGQPHVYQVLQGHKQDGYWPPDPVTENTGTKNHKWQRLVPQLSQSCAVFPDGSHTAASDNNAAFALWQPYSCCKRQGQKFLSSTDI from the coding sequence GTGAATCACCCCCCTTCCCGGCTCAGGAAAACGCTTTGCTCTGCCGCTGTCGCCGCCGTTCTGGTCACTGCATCAATACCTGCAGCATTTGCCGCGTTAAATACAGCACAGATAGTGGCCAGTGCCGTTTCTCAGGACTGTATTAGTTGGCGGGTGAGCGGTATCTGCTACTGGCTGTTCTGTACGCCGTTTGGTTGTACCGTCAAAACGTCCGTAAAAGTTACCCACTATATCCCTGAAGCAGTAGTGTCCACCTATGTGGCTCCGGGTGGTAATCCCTGGGCTGAAATGGCTTTTGTCAGCCAGGCATCCGGAGGGCTGGAGAATGCCATCACCAGCGGCCTGTCCGGAGTCTCTGCCGGCGGTGCGAATCCGGCGGATATGAAGAACCCGGGGCAGCGCCATTCCAGCATCCGTTTCAAGTACGCAGACGCCATCGGACATCCCTCTACCTCCATTATCGGTGGCAGCATTTCCGGTTACTCCTGCGACAGCGCCGCCACTCCCTTGATGCCGTATTTCCTCAGCACACTGGATTCTGTTGCCTGGAGAACAGGCGTGCCTGAATCGCTGTATCCCGAGGCACTGGTTCCTGGCCTGAGGGAAATAGGCAACCAGGTTGCCGGCAATATGTGGGGCAACGTCTATCCGCGCTCAGGGTTTGTCAGCCAGACCGATGATGATAAAGCCTCTGCACTGGTCGCCCAACGGGTGGCTGACATTATCACCCGCGCCGGTCAGCCCCATGTCTATCAGGTGCTGCAGGGCCATAAGCAGGATGGTTACTGGCCGCCGGACCCGGTAACAGAAAATACCGGCACAAAAAACCATAAGTGGCAGCGACTGGTGCCGCAGCTGAGCCAGAGCTGTGCGGTATTTCCTGATGGCAGCCATACCGCCGCCAGCGACAACAATGCGGCCTTTGCTCTGTGGCAGCCGTACAGCTGCTGTAAGCGCCAGGGCCAGAAATTCCTGAGCAGTACTGATATTTGA
- a CDS encoding TIGR03757 family integrating conjugative element protein, with amino-acid sequence MKLRHFIFLSALLPTTVLAGTVLYTDSQHLPENLSPDVVVVLLDEPERLQLKMFGQLSADPELATLQAKQVMSSPQWQQKQQQLVTAYRQVVHARELGIRKVPAVVFNDRDVVYGTTDVVRATELRQQAGGGQ; translated from the coding sequence ATGAAATTACGTCATTTTATCTTTCTGTCGGCGCTTCTGCCGACGACGGTGCTGGCGGGCACGGTGCTTTATACCGACAGCCAGCATTTACCTGAAAATCTTTCCCCGGATGTCGTAGTTGTTTTGCTGGATGAGCCTGAGCGCCTGCAGTTGAAAATGTTTGGTCAGCTTTCGGCTGACCCGGAGCTGGCAACATTGCAGGCAAAACAGGTGATGTCCTCCCCCCAGTGGCAACAAAAACAGCAGCAGTTGGTCACGGCATATCGCCAGGTAGTGCATGCACGGGAACTCGGCATCCGCAAGGTGCCCGCTGTCGTTTTTAACGATCGGGATGTAGTTTACGGCACTACCGATGTGGTACGGGCTACAGAGCTGCGTCAGCAGGCAGGAGGTGGACAGTGA